From the Pseudomonas syringae KCTC 12500 genome, the window TTCGGTCATCACGGACAAACACCGAGCTTTTCGGAATGGCCAGGTGCACGCGGGCACCCTTGACGTTGTTCAACGCAGAAATGGTACGCGCCAGTTCGCCTTCCAGCCCGCGACGATAACGCGTGGCTTCCATGAACTGACTGGTACCCAGGCCCTGATCCTTATCAAGGATTTCAAAGCCGATGTTGGCGTCGTTCTGTACCACGCCCGCCTGGGCCAGCTGGATGCGGGCACGCTGCACATCATCGGACTTGACCAGCAGCGCACCGGAGTTCGGCTCGACGGTGTAGTTGATGTTCGCTGCAGTCAGGGTGTCCATGATCTGCTTGCTGTCCATGCCCGCCAGACTGCCATAAAGCGGACGATAGTCAGGCTGTTGGGACCAGAGCACCACGGCAAAGCCGATGGCCACGCTCGCGGCAAGACCGACCATGAGGCCGATCTGCCGCAGCATGGTCATTTCGGAAAGATTTTCCAGAAAAGACATACCGAACAACGGTTTTCTTTCGGAAGCGCCCGCTCTTGCAGGAACGGTATCGGCAGCTGCTTCGGCCATGACTCAGTACGTCCCTTAAACCGGCATCTGCATGATGTCTTGGTAAGCTTGAACCAGCTTGTTACGTACCTGGGTCAACGCCTGAAAAGACACACTGGCTTTCTGCGACGAAATCATGACGTCGGTCAGATCCACGCCGCTCTTGCCGACTTCGAATGCATTGGCCAACTGGCTGGAAGCCTGCTGGGTCTGCGCGACCTTGTTGACGGCCTGACCAAGCATGTCAGCGAAGCTGCTGGCACCGGCTTCCTGCGCACCGGACACGGGCTTGGGCGCAGACATCGCATC encodes:
- the fliE gene encoding flagellar hook-basal body complex protein FliE; translated protein: MSQGVEFNRLMLDMRAMQMDAMSAPKPVSGAQEAGASSFADMLGQAVNKVAQTQQASSQLANAFEVGKSGVDLTDVMISSQKASVSFQALTQVRNKLVQAYQDIMQMPV